GGTGACAACCCAGACAGATGTTCTGGTTGAACACCGGACCCACGCCGTTCTCCTCCGTCCGATCGGTGATAAAGAAGGTAAGCGCCTTCTGAAACACGGACCGTTCCTCCCCGCTCACACTAGGATAGGCGAGCGCCTCGACGGTGTTGTCCGTCGCGAAGGTCGCACGGGGAACCCGTTCGACCGGCGCGAGCTTGGAGGTATCCGCGGGCCCCGCGATCCCGGAGAGATCCCGGTCATCCGCAACGCCGACGGTCTCGGTCAGGTTTCCGCCGGCGTCGCAGCGCACTAAAGCAAAGGTAAAAAGAAGTCCACCCAGTAACCACAGCCCGCTCGAAAACACATCGCGTACACGTTTCATGCTTCCTCCGCGTCAGATATCGTCAGCCGATTGTGTGAGTTCGATTCGCACCCGATCCCGTCCGTCAAAACGTCCTCACCAGGTCGACAAACCACCGAGTGACCCCATTGTCCTTCCGGGGAAAGCCTTCGAAATCCAAATACACGGCTTGGAGGATGAGATCGGGCTGGAAGCGATAATTCGCCCCCACCTCGTAGCCTTTATAGGCGGTTCCCCCGCCGAGGTCCGAGTCGGTAAACGTGGACAGGGTGGCGTCGGCATCGACGTCGCGATAGGTGTACCAGAGGTTGAACGCGCCTACGCTCCCCTGCCCTCCGCCGCGCAGGCCGGCGGTGATGCCGTACCCCTCGTCATCTTGGCCGACGCTCAGGTTCTGCACATAATCCCCCAACACAAACACTTCGGGCGCTAGACCGGTAAACGGAAGGCCGATGTGAACCTGGGCCGTCAAATTCACCGGCGTGAACCGGTCGTCGGGGAACCCATCCGCCCCCGGGCCGAAGTTCACGCGATTATTGGTCCGCTGCAGGCCTTCACGAACGAGCAGCGCGCTCGTCCCCGGCGCCACAAAACCGCCCGACCCGGGCGTAAAATTCGGCGCACGCAGTCCGGCGTTCAAATCGTTGTAGTCATAGATAGCGGCGGCCAGCGTGGCCCCAATGGCCTCGGCGTTGACCCGGAGGCGCAGCTGATCGGCCAAGAGGGTGGTATCTCCGGTCAAACCCGCGAATCGATCGTCGGTGACCTCGTTGACGATGAAGTATCCCGCCGTATTCTCGATCTGTAGCAAGGAAGACCCGCCAGGGATGGTGATCTGAAAGATGGCGCCCTCCGGATTGACGTCGTCGTCCCAAACGAGTTCGGAGCGCCAGGAGCCACGGTCACCGCGCCAGAACGGCAGGGGCATCTTCCCGAGCGTCACGGAGAGCGGGTCAAAAGCCGGGAGAGGTCTGACCACGATATAGGCCTGGTCGAGATTGAACGACTTGGA
The genomic region above belongs to Nitrospirota bacterium and contains:
- a CDS encoding putative porin; the protein is MTRSCVATAVAVVFSVSLQTAPGWSQEPPEGTEAVEATEETTADTERIRQLEEELAKVREEQGRLRQAVQEIQKDEQAAPPPAQEPQKSPVKVGASVTVRYDSTELEDQTDLLLEDGEIEGLRTRVRLSVEYSPHQRVAAGVRISTGENPNPTSPFIRLGDAFRSKSFNLDQAYIVVRPLPAFDPLSVTLGKMPLPFWRGDRGSWRSELVWDDDVNPEGAIFQITIPGGSSLLQIENTAGYFIVNEVTDDRFAGLTGDTTLLADQLRLRVNAEAIGATLAAAIYDYNDLNAGLRAPNFTPGSGGFVAPGTSALLVREGLQRTNNRVNFGPGADGFPDDRFTPVNLTAQVHIGLPFTGLAPEVFVLGDYVQNLSVGQDDEGYGITAGLRGGGQGSVGAFNLWYTYRDVDADATLSTFTDSDLGGGTAYKGYEVGANYRFQPDLILQAVYLDFEGFPRKDNGVTRWFVDLVRTF